A DNA window from Maribellus comscasis contains the following coding sequences:
- a CDS encoding GNAT family N-acetyltransferase → MDNLVIKPLTHTPVKLINQVFNDAFSDYEVQIVMPLERLLEMMKTRDLKPEYSMGCFKGDRLVGFILTGFREIDGKKYAYDGGTGVVKDFRRKGIGEKLLLELIEFLKKKQFSYFVLEVLENNTPAIKLYAKHGFVKTRRLECFEIQKKKLPEPTSEAFTFNHDISLLQQLTTPHYSLFEPTWQNSFTSIWNASENYKFSALTIDNHVLAFGFIHKTKGDIPQIGILNNWKNKGLEQPLITNLAQFTLSEKILMLNVEENNYLTEKLPEINFENMINQFEMIFRF, encoded by the coding sequence ATGGATAATTTAGTAATTAAACCACTGACTCACACACCAGTAAAATTGATAAACCAAGTGTTTAATGACGCTTTTTCCGATTACGAAGTTCAAATTGTAATGCCTTTGGAAAGACTTTTGGAAATGATGAAGACGAGGGATCTCAAACCTGAATATTCAATGGGCTGCTTTAAAGGCGACCGTTTAGTCGGATTTATTCTAACCGGATTTCGCGAAATTGATGGTAAAAAATATGCTTACGACGGAGGCACCGGTGTTGTTAAGGACTTCAGACGAAAAGGAATCGGTGAAAAGCTACTGCTGGAACTGATTGAATTTCTGAAGAAAAAACAATTTAGCTATTTTGTTTTGGAAGTATTGGAAAACAACACACCTGCAATAAAACTTTATGCAAAACACGGTTTTGTAAAAACACGCCGACTGGAATGTTTTGAAATTCAAAAAAAGAAATTACCGGAACCGACTTCCGAAGCGTTTACTTTTAATCATGACATTTCTCTTTTGCAACAACTCACAACCCCACACTATTCTTTATTTGAACCAACATGGCAAAACAGTTTTACATCCATTTGGAATGCCAGTGAGAATTACAAATTCTCAGCACTAACAATCGATAACCATGTTCTTGCTTTTGGATTTATTCATAAAACCAAGGGTGATATTCCTCAAATTGGAATCCTTAATAACTGGAAAAACAAGGGATTGGAACAGCCCTTAATTACGAATTTGGCTCAATTTACCTTGAGTGAAAAAATTCTAATGCTGAATGTGGAAGAAAACAACTACCTGACAGAAAAGTTACCGGAAATAAACTTTGAAAATATGATCAACCAATTTGAAATGATTTTTAGATTTTAA
- a CDS encoding aconitate hydratase produces the protein MFDLDLIKSVYSGLAGKIEKSKKTLNRPMTYAEKILYAHLYETQELDAFKRGADYVDFAPDRVAMQDATAQMALLQFMNSGKNTTAVPSTVHCDHLIQAQVEGKTDLNVAQNANKEVFDFLESVSNKYGIGFWKPGAGIIHQVVLENYAFPGGMMIGTDSHTPNAGGLGMVAIGVGGADAVDVMAGMPWELKMPKLIGVKLTGKLNGWSAPKDIILKVAGILTVKGGTGAIIEYFGEGARSLSATGKGTICNMGAEVGATTSLFAFDESMARYLKATGREEVAELANDMKEYLKADPEVYENPEVYYNELIEINLSELTPHVNGPFTPDRATPISEMGKTARESGWPLNVSVGLIGSCTNSSYEDISRAASIAKQAVDKGLKVKSEFTITPGSEQVRYTIERDGFISTFENMGGKVFANACGPCIGQWARPGADKQEKNTIVHSFNRNFSKRADGNPNTHAFVTSPELVTALAIAGTLDFNPVTDSLINEKGEQVKLDPPTGFELPSNGFAVEDAGYQEPAEDGSKVEVNVAPDSNRLQLLSPFKAWDGKNIEGAKLLIKALGKCTTDHISMAGPWLRFRGHLDNISNNMLIGAVNAFNSETNSIKNQLTGEYDQVPKVQRKYKEKGTSTVVVGDHNYGEGSSREHAAMEPRHLGVRAVIVKSFARIHETNLKKQGMLALTFVNEEDYDLIQEDDTFNFTDLVGFAPGKNLHIEVIHSDGAKDMIEVSHTYNAQQIEWFKAGSALNLIRKQNN, from the coding sequence ATGTTTGATTTAGACCTTATAAAAAGTGTATACTCCGGACTAGCCGGAAAAATCGAAAAAAGTAAAAAAACTTTAAACCGGCCGATGACTTATGCCGAAAAAATCCTTTATGCACATTTATATGAAACACAAGAACTTGACGCCTTTAAAAGAGGAGCAGATTATGTAGATTTTGCCCCCGACAGAGTGGCTATGCAGGATGCTACCGCTCAGATGGCGTTGCTTCAGTTTATGAATTCAGGGAAAAACACTACTGCTGTTCCGTCAACCGTTCATTGCGATCATCTTATTCAGGCGCAGGTAGAAGGAAAAACCGACCTGAATGTAGCCCAAAATGCCAATAAAGAGGTTTTTGATTTTCTGGAATCTGTATCAAACAAATACGGAATTGGTTTTTGGAAACCAGGTGCCGGAATTATTCATCAGGTTGTTTTGGAAAACTACGCTTTCCCGGGCGGAATGATGATTGGAACTGACTCGCACACGCCGAATGCCGGCGGACTTGGAATGGTTGCCATTGGTGTTGGCGGAGCCGACGCAGTTGATGTGATGGCAGGAATGCCCTGGGAATTAAAAATGCCAAAACTAATTGGTGTAAAATTAACCGGGAAACTGAACGGATGGTCAGCACCAAAAGATATTATATTAAAAGTTGCAGGTATTTTAACGGTAAAAGGTGGCACCGGTGCAATTATTGAATATTTTGGCGAAGGTGCCAGATCTTTGTCGGCAACTGGAAAAGGAACCATTTGTAATATGGGTGCTGAAGTTGGTGCTACAACCAGTTTATTTGCTTTCGACGAAAGTATGGCGCGCTATTTGAAAGCTACCGGCAGAGAAGAAGTGGCGGAGCTGGCTAACGATATGAAAGAATATTTGAAAGCAGATCCGGAAGTATATGAAAATCCGGAGGTGTATTACAATGAATTAATCGAAATTAATCTTTCAGAGCTTACTCCTCACGTAAACGGGCCATTTACACCCGACCGTGCAACGCCAATTTCGGAAATGGGAAAAACCGCACGTGAAAGCGGCTGGCCCCTGAATGTTTCGGTTGGTTTAATAGGAAGTTGTACCAATTCATCTTACGAAGATATTTCAAGAGCCGCTTCAATTGCAAAACAGGCGGTTGATAAAGGGTTAAAAGTAAAATCGGAGTTTACAATTACCCCGGGATCGGAACAAGTGCGCTACACTATAGAACGCGACGGTTTTATCAGTACTTTTGAAAATATGGGTGGAAAGGTATTTGCCAATGCATGTGGTCCCTGTATCGGTCAGTGGGCTCGTCCGGGAGCCGACAAGCAGGAGAAAAATACCATCGTTCACTCCTTTAACCGGAATTTTTCAAAACGTGCCGATGGAAATCCAAATACACATGCATTTGTTACATCGCCTGAATTGGTGACTGCTCTTGCCATTGCCGGTACACTGGACTTTAACCCGGTTACCGATTCTCTTATAAATGAAAAGGGAGAACAGGTGAAACTGGATCCGCCTACAGGATTTGAATTGCCTTCCAATGGATTTGCCGTAGAAGATGCGGGTTATCAGGAACCGGCAGAAGACGGCTCAAAAGTAGAAGTGAATGTAGCTCCGGATTCAAACCGTTTGCAATTGCTCTCTCCTTTTAAAGCCTGGGACGGAAAAAATATTGAAGGAGCTAAACTTCTCATAAAAGCACTTGGTAAATGCACAACCGACCATATTTCAATGGCAGGTCCCTGGTTACGGTTCCGAGGACACCTGGATAATATTTCCAACAACATGCTGATTGGAGCTGTAAACGCATTTAACAGCGAAACCAATTCTATAAAAAATCAGCTTACCGGTGAATATGACCAGGTTCCGAAAGTTCAGCGAAAATACAAAGAGAAAGGTACCTCAACCGTTGTAGTTGGCGACCATAATTACGGCGAAGGCTCATCGCGGGAACATGCTGCAATGGAACCACGACACCTGGGAGTTCGTGCAGTAATTGTAAAATCGTTTGCCCGGATTCATGAAACCAACCTCAAAAAACAGGGAATGCTGGCTTTGACATTTGTAAATGAAGAAGATTACGATCTGATTCAGGAAGACGACACCTTCAATTTTACAGATTTGGTGGGCTTTGCACCGGGAAAGAACTTACATATTGAAGTTATTCATTCTGATGGCGCGAAAGATATGATTGAAGTAAGTCATACCTACAATGCACAACAGATTGAGTGGTTCAAAGCGGGGTCAGCACTGAACTTAATTCGAAAACAAAATAATTAA
- a CDS encoding FecR family protein: MNDELERLIARYLAGDTSVEENKQLLAFIEATQENKEFFRQIKDNYLLSGTLNPGFNKDENWFRLQKNITTPAPRKNHHLLGVKILRWAAVILFAFLSGFFINYLLQLGADDISSPVCEISAAKGARTFAVLSDSTKVWLNGGSKLTLAEDFNKESRDVFLNGEAFFDVSKSKDKYFNVYSSNIFIRVLGTQFNVKSYETDDVIETTLKEGKINIYEIGKNENRQIVTLSPNQKVTYVKGTGEISSENLKREYKKTVEKDEEVRYQESNYLIARKVNPADYSSWKDGKLIFRKDRLEDIALSLERHFNVNIRIEDEMAKEVLINANFKNETIEQVLYALSLTSSIDYEISLNQISIRYKPNKMQSK; the protein is encoded by the coding sequence ATGAATGATGAGCTAGAACGATTAATTGCCAGATATTTAGCAGGTGATACTTCGGTAGAGGAAAACAAACAGTTACTCGCATTTATTGAAGCAACTCAGGAGAATAAGGAATTTTTCAGGCAGATAAAAGATAATTATCTCTTGTCTGGTACTTTAAATCCCGGTTTTAATAAAGATGAAAATTGGTTTCGCCTGCAAAAAAATATTACTACTCCCGCACCCCGTAAAAACCATCATCTCTTGGGAGTTAAAATACTCCGTTGGGCTGCTGTAATTTTATTTGCGTTTCTCTCCGGCTTTTTTATTAATTATCTGTTACAGTTGGGTGCTGACGATATATCATCCCCTGTTTGTGAGATATCTGCTGCAAAAGGTGCCCGCACTTTTGCTGTTTTGAGTGATAGTACAAAGGTATGGTTAAACGGAGGGAGTAAGCTTACTTTGGCTGAAGATTTCAATAAGGAATCGAGAGATGTTTTTCTCAATGGCGAAGCGTTTTTTGATGTTTCAAAAAGTAAAGATAAATACTTCAATGTTTATTCTTCCAATATTTTTATTCGTGTATTGGGAACGCAATTCAATGTAAAATCTTATGAAACTGACGATGTAATTGAAACGACATTAAAAGAAGGAAAAATAAATATTTACGAAATCGGTAAAAATGAAAACAGACAAATTGTAACACTTTCGCCCAATCAGAAAGTTACTTATGTGAAAGGGACCGGGGAAATTTCTTCGGAAAATTTAAAAAGAGAGTATAAAAAAACGGTAGAAAAAGATGAAGAGGTGCGCTACCAGGAGTCAAATTACCTAATCGCGAGAAAAGTAAATCCTGCTGATTATTCATCATGGAAAGATGGTAAGCTGATTTTTCGAAAAGATCGGTTGGAGGATATTGCGTTAAGTCTTGAAAGACATTTCAACGTAAACATTCGTATTGAAGATGAAATGGCAAAAGAAGTATTGATCAATGCAAATTTTAAAAATGAAACCATTGAGCAGGTTCTTTATGCTTTAAGCCTCACTTCATCCATCGACTATGAAATAAGCCTGAATCAAATATCTATTCGCTATAAACCAAATAAAATGCAATCAAAGTAA
- a CDS encoding DoxX family membrane protein — MKESKRTYPLQIQIIISLIRILIGWHFLYEGISKLATPGWSSASYLMDSKWLFSGIFHQIIGNPSALAVVDFLNVWGLILIGVGLFLGLFTRIASISGLLLLLLYYVASPPFVFSKGVVDGHYFIINKNLIEAAMLLLIATLRKDTMYGLDNYLEIIWVKRKEQKFPKEMNHEIPEQLVSSRREMIKNLAVVPFMGGAFFGMAKKQGWLSFEEKNLANVDAVTSASMLTAKNIDLSQLKGEVPKGKIKHLELSRIIPGGNLVSGFAHSRDLVYVSPLIKTYFTDEKIIETLWIYEACGINATIMRTDENTIRVLKEYRRRGGKIQWLAQTYPKGKDLSNIQLAIDNGAVGAFVMGNIADQIVYENRLEDLVLPIEFIRKNGLIGGVAAHYLKVPQTCMEQNIEVDFFMKTFHHDNYWSAHPVENRRQIVEEKENYTQHDKFHDNLWCVSADETKAFFDNCEVPWIAYKVLAAGAIKPQDGIRFAYENGADFTCVGMFDFQVIENANIVHDTLNSSLKRERKWFA; from the coding sequence ATGAAAGAATCAAAGAGAACTTATCCTTTGCAAATACAGATAATTATAAGTTTAATTCGAATATTAATCGGATGGCATTTTCTTTACGAAGGGATTTCGAAATTGGCTACTCCAGGCTGGTCTTCAGCTTCCTATTTAATGGATTCGAAATGGTTGTTTTCAGGTATCTTCCATCAAATTATCGGAAATCCATCCGCTTTGGCTGTGGTCGATTTTTTGAATGTCTGGGGATTAATTTTGATTGGAGTGGGATTGTTTCTTGGGCTTTTTACGCGAATAGCTAGTATTAGCGGATTATTATTGTTGCTGCTGTATTATGTTGCCAGCCCTCCATTTGTTTTTTCAAAAGGAGTTGTTGACGGGCATTATTTTATAATAAACAAAAATCTGATTGAAGCAGCTATGCTGTTGTTGATAGCTACATTACGGAAAGATACGATGTATGGTTTGGATAATTATCTGGAAATAATTTGGGTAAAGAGAAAGGAACAGAAATTTCCCAAAGAAATGAATCATGAAATTCCTGAACAACTTGTGAGTTCCCGTCGCGAGATGATAAAGAATCTGGCAGTTGTTCCATTTATGGGAGGTGCCTTTTTTGGGATGGCGAAGAAACAAGGTTGGTTAAGTTTTGAAGAAAAAAATTTGGCTAATGTTGATGCAGTTACCAGCGCTTCAATGCTTACTGCAAAGAATATTGACTTATCGCAGTTGAAAGGTGAAGTTCCAAAGGGAAAAATAAAACATTTGGAGTTGAGCAGGATAATTCCCGGAGGAAATTTGGTTAGCGGTTTTGCCCATTCGCGTGACCTGGTATATGTTTCTCCGCTCATCAAAACCTATTTTACTGATGAAAAAATTATTGAAACCCTTTGGATTTATGAAGCTTGTGGAATTAATGCAACAATTATGCGGACGGATGAAAATACAATACGGGTTTTAAAAGAGTACCGAAGACGAGGTGGAAAAATTCAGTGGCTGGCTCAAACTTATCCAAAAGGGAAGGATTTGTCGAATATACAATTGGCTATTGACAATGGTGCCGTTGGTGCTTTTGTGATGGGAAATATTGCAGACCAGATTGTTTACGAAAACCGCCTGGAAGATTTAGTTCTTCCCATAGAATTTATTCGTAAAAACGGGCTGATTGGCGGAGTTGCCGCTCACTATCTCAAAGTACCGCAAACCTGTATGGAACAGAATATTGAAGTTGATTTTTTTATGAAAACATTCCATCACGACAACTACTGGTCGGCTCACCCTGTTGAAAACAGAAGACAAATTGTGGAAGAGAAAGAGAATTATACCCAACACGATAAATTTCATGATAACCTTTGGTGTGTCTCAGCAGATGAAACAAAGGCTTTTTTTGATAACTGCGAAGTGCCGTGGATTGCTTACAAAGTTTTGGCTGCAGGCGCAATAAAACCGCAGGATGGAATACGATTTGCTTATGAAAACGGAGCGGATTTTACCTGTGTGGGAATGTTTGATTTTCAGGTTATCGAAAATGCAAATATTGTTCATGATACTTTAAACTCTTCTCTGAAAAGAGAGCGAAAGTGGTTTGCGTAA